DNA sequence from the Streptomyces sp. MST-110588 genome:
CGCCGTGCTGGCGGCCCTGGAGCAGCGCTTCGCCGAGGGGCTCGTGCCGCCTCGCGAGCCGCAAGCCGTCATTCATCCCAATGGTTTCGTCAAATTGCCGCTTGCGCAGACCGACGACGGTGCCATCAGGCTCTTTCTGCACGTTTGGCGTGCGGACAGTATCGACGCCGATGTGCATGACCACCGATGGCCGTTCTCCTCCCTCGTATTACGTGGCGAGGTGTCCCACACCTTGACAGAAGTGACGGTCATCTCCGGTAGCGCCGGCAGCAGAAGCGGCGAGAAGGACGCCAAGGAGGTGTTCCCTGTGGTTCGTTACCGGCTCGCCGGAGGTGAGCACTGTTTCGACTTCTCGCACGGGGAGAGTGCTGTTGTCGATCGCAGACGTACGCACGTACTTTCCGCCGGCCGTCGTTATGGCATGGAGGCATTCGTCTTCCATCGGGCGCATTCTCTGGCCGGTGCCATGACCCTCGTGGCCAGAGGCGTGCCGCAACAGCCGTACTCACGCGTGCTGCTGAATGACGAGACACCCGTGCCCGCCATGAAACCGTGGCGTCGCCTCGACCAGGACGAGAGGCGGCGGCACTTGCGCGATGCATTGGAGGTATTACGGTGAGTGGCCCGCTCCCGGGTCGCCCGGGCCCTTTCGGCCCCGGGCCCGACGAGCCGGACGCGCTGTTCCGCCGGGAGGCGGTCCTGGTCGTGGCTGTGCGAATGGAGCGGGCGCCGGATGGTACGTACACTTCCGGGCCACTCGTACGCCGCTGGCGTGCAGGTCGCGAGAACGAGGTCGTGTCGCATGCCGATCGGCGTGCCTCGTACACCAATCCCCAACTCCTCCCATTGCTGTGGGCACCTGATGTGCGGTGGCACAGGCAGTGCGAGGGAGAGGCGGTGTCCCCGGCCGGCTTCCGGCTCGGCGCCGTCGAACTGGTCAGGCTCGATGGCTCGATGAACGCCGCGCTCATGGATATGGAGACGCCCGCGGCAGCGAATGGCGTAGCCCTGCTGCACGGTACGCTTCCTGCCGTCAGACCGGCGGACTTGCCCAAGTCTCTGCAGATCTGCGTGGACATCGACACACATCAACGTCGTGGCGAGCAGCGTCACTGGGTGGCCGGACAGTTGCCGGACGGGTGCCGCATCGCTGAAACTCAGCGCAAAATGATCCATGGTGTTTTTGTCTCGGCACGCGGTGAATTACCACGCCTGCACGAGAACTCGGAGCTTGACGTGGCCGGGCAATGGCTCTGGGACATGTTCCATGCGACGGAGTACGCTCCACCGGCCGAAGCCGCGGAGGAATTGGAAGAGTTACGGCTCCGGCTCCCGATCGCTGTGCGTGGGGTGGCGGGCACCCGTGGACTGTCCCTGGTGGCGACCGGGTCCGACCCCAACAGAGAACAGCCCTCGGATCGCCAGTACTACGATGGCACCAGCTTTCACCTGACGACCCTGTACAGCGAAGCGCTGGCATTGGCCTGTCTGCAACAGATCGTCCTTGACGCATTCGGGCGGGAGGTGGCCCGTCTGGGTCAGAGCGAGCCACTGCGTCGTAAGGTGGGCCGGCTGGAGCGGGACCTGCTCATCTTCCGCCGCAGTTACTGGGCTGTGGACTTCGGACGGCAGGCCACATGCACGGCGATCGTCCGGAACATGCAGCGAGGCTGCGGCCTGCCCGAAGCACTGCAGAGCCTGATCAGTGACTTGGGCGAGCTGGCCAGGCAAGTGCAGGCGGCCGAGACCGAGACGACCAACGCCATTCTTGGCCTGCTGGCCGCGATCGGCCTCCCGCTGGCGACCGGGCTGGCGATCTGGCAGGGACTTCCGCAAGCGGGCACGGCATCCCTGTACCGGACGCTGGGAATCACCTGCCTGACCACGGCGCTGCTCATCGGTACCTTTCCCGGCCTGCGTCGTCTGTTCGTCTCCCTCTTCCGGCGCGACAGGGGGAGGCGGTGAGCGAAGCGTTCGTCTGGCCGCCGCGACACGCGCCGGGTTTTCCGACGGGCTGCTCGGACGCGGGGGACGTCCTCGGCCGGATTGCCGAGGAGAGCGGGCATGGGGTCACCATGACCGTCGTGACCAGTGCGCTACGCGCCACCGTGGAGGACAGCGGGGACCACGACGCCGGACTGCGCAGGGTGCGGAACAGCCTCGCTCTGGTGGCGGACGGTACGGACAGGGGCCGGTGGTCCGCCTCGTACTACGGCAAGGACCTGGTCCTTACGTGCCCAGGCGCGGCGGAGCCTCCCCGGATGCGGTTCGGTGAAGGGGTGCGGCACGGGTGGGCCTGGAACCGGGTGAGGCTCGACGGGGGAGTTGGGCAGCGGCGTGAGTCCCTGCTGGCCGCCTGCTACGAGGTGTCGATGGCTGCCCGGCTGCGGCGTGACCACCCCGGCCTTCAGGAGGCCCGCAGCGGCCCGGTGATCGACCGGGCCCGGCACGTACTGAGCCCGGTACAGATAGCGTCACTGCTGGCCGGAGTGCTGGTGAGGCCCTTGGGCGGAGCTGATGGCGCGGGCGGCGCCGCACCCGGCGAGGACCCGCGTCTGCCCGGCGTGCCGTCGGCCGATGGCTGGGCCGGGACCGTCGCGACGCGCACGCCGGCCGGCCATTACGCCGTCACGGATGTGCATGACATCGAGTGGGGCACCGTGCGTCGCGCTGACGGTGAGCGACTCACCGAGGGCAACGCCCAACAGCTCCTGCCCCTGGCGGAGACCTGGTCCGCCGGGAGGCTGGAGACCTCCGCGGTCCTGAGACAGGCGTACCGACTCCGCGTTGCGCGGGAGACCGATCTCGTGGATCACTTGCGCGCCCTGAGCGACGCCGTACGGCCGGCCGGACGTCTGTACGCGACCCTGGGCGACGGACTCAGCGGGTTGGTACCGGACGCGGCGACACTACGTGCAGCCGTTTCCCTGGCCAACCGGCGTAGCGCGGGGCGTATGCACAGCGGCGCCGGTGTGGCGCCCCTGGCCTCTGTGGACCTTGCCGCGGCGCGCGAGCGCGCCCACTTCAGCCTGCACGTGACCAAGACGTTGAAGGGATCCGCAGCCCCACAGGCCGCGACGCATGTGTTCGGGCAGCCACTGGATGCCGGGGCAACCGGGTACGCGCTGGACTTCCTCACCGGCCTCGCGTGTGCGGGCGCAGGGCAGCCGGGTCACCACCACCTGCTCCACGCCCGGCGGTGGCGTGATTGGTGGCTGGAGCATCTGCCGTGCTCGGCGCACCGTGCCTTCATGCGCTTGTTCTGAGCGAGCTCGCAGATCGAGCTGCCGGTGGTGACACGCCGCGTACCCGCGGGCCGATGTGAGCGTCTGCTCAGCAGGGATCGCCGGAACGGCAGGGGGCACTTCAGGACCACGCGTCGGGACTCCACACCGCGTCCATCGCATCGGCCTCTTCTTCCGGCGCCTGCTCCGGGCACCGCAGTACGGGCTCCCAGAAGCGCGCCAGCCGCCCTGCCGCCTCAGGCAGACGTCCGAAGGGAAGGCCGTCCACGAACGTGGCCGTGTCCCAGAAGTCGAGCCACTCGGCGGGCGGCGCCGGGAGGCAGGCTGGGGGAGTGCGGCCGTGATCCGCCATCTCGGTCATCAGGTCTTGGCACAGCGCTTTCAGCCGCAGGGCAGGGAATGCGGGGTGGGCAACGGCGCGGAGCATGTCGGTGAGGTCCTGCCAGCGGGTGTTGACCCGGCCGCCGCTGCGTTGCCTGCTGTAGCGCACGAGTTTCTCCGCCAGGAACCGGTACCCGGTGACCGACGGCACGGTCACCTCCCCTGTCGGCCCGGGGAAGCCGAGCAACGTGGTGCGCTCCCTGTCCCTCCCCTCGCCCTCCTGCGCAAGGAGCAGGTTGAGGAGTACGGGCGGCAGCATCTCCGGCCCCCTGATCTCCACCAGCGCCCGGTACACCGTGGGTGAGGAGCCGGAGCTGAACACCACCGGCTCGTGGCGTGCCACGCACAACGACTCACCGCGTGGTCCGTACGGCAGCGCGTCCTGCATCAGAAGACGCTGCGCCGCCTTCGCCGGTACGACGAGGTCGAGGTCGTTCGGCAGGCGGGCTGCCGGGCCGATCCAGGCGGACAGCGCCGCGGAACCTTTGACGTACCAGCTATCGGGGGCGAGCGCCGCGCGGAGGCTGTGCAAAGTGATCGCCATGGCCAGCATCCGGTGGCGGTCCGCGAGGGGCCGGGATTTCCAGCCGGCACCGGGGCCGGAGCCGAATGCGCCGGGTGAATTCTTCCGCTGTTCACTTGCCTCCGCTGCCTCCACGTCACAACAGCGTAGAGACCTCCGGCATTTGACTGTGGGAAGGGGCACCTTGAGCCAGCCAGCGCCGCATACGTGGTGTGGGCGGGCGCATGTGTGGCCGTCCCCGCAACGCGCCCACCCGGCAGGCGAGTTCGCGTAGCGGGACGAACTCGGATCGGTCACCGACCTCTGTCAACGCGTCGGGTACGGCGGGAAGGAGTGCCGGGTGTCGCGCCGCAAGGGGCAGCAAGCGGGCGGCGGTGAACGCGTCGGGCTCCGAAGTGCGCAGCAGTTCCTTCGCGGCTGCTTGCCCGAGCGGCGAGTGGACGGCCCGGTCGAGGTAGTGGACAGCGCGCGGGAGAAGACCAGGACGATCCCGGACGGCGCCGACGAGTGTCCGGCTGACTGTGTCGACCGGCGGGGTGCGGAACAGCGCGAAGCGCAGATTGCGGACATCGCCGTCGGCCAGGCCGGAACGCCATACTTCTTCGGGGCGCCCCTCGATGATGTGAGCGGGCCCGGCGAGCACGGAGGCGGCCTTTGTGACGGTGCTCTTCTCCGCCGAGAGACGCAGCCCGAGCTGTTGAAGGGTGATCGCCGCGGCAGCGCGGATGTCGTCGGCCTCGTCCTGGTCACGTACGAAAACATGGAGGTCGTCGCCCCAGCGTGCCCACCGGCCCGGCGCGTAGGACGCCACCGTGTCATCCAGCGGGGCGAGTGCTGCCGTGGCGAGCCGACTGGCCCAGCGGTGCCCTGGCAGCAGTCCGCGACCGGCGGCGGTGTGCAGGGCGGTGAGGGCGCCGGCCAGCCGCTCGGTCATCCAGGGCGCACGAACCAGGACGTCCAGCGGGAGGGACCGGCTGAACCGGTGAACGTCGAGGACGAGCACCAAGGGCAGGTCGGCCCGGGCGGCCAATGCGCGCAGGTGGCGCTGCCGTGCCTGGTAGGCGGGTCGGTACTGCCAGTTCAGTGAGCGGTAGCTGAACACCTCGGGCCGCGGTACGTGGTCGCTCAGAGCCTGCTCGGTGAGGCGGAGCATGCGGGCACGAGCGGCACAGGAGACGACGGGAATGACCTCCGCCCGCCGGGCGAGCGGAACCCGTAGGTGGCCGACGCGGAACGGCTCGTCATCAAGCGGTCGGCCGATGGACAGGAGGCGGCGGACGTCGACGGCGCCCAGTGCGTCCGGTACGTAGTCCGTGAGCAAGTCCCCGTCGAAGGCCGTGGACAGGGCCTGTGCCGGCGGTGAGTCCTGCGTCATGGAGGCAGAATGGCACACACTGGAGGAGGGGCATCGCGGCGGCCGTCTCATCGCGGTCACAGCGACATCTGCGTGGGGGTGTGGTGACCGGAGAAGCCGACGGCCAGCGGGACGGGGACGTCGAGCGGCAGGTGTGGGCGCTGATCGGCAAGACCGCAGACCACGCGAACGGGACCGATAATTTGCTCGTGTCCCACCTGCTCGATACGGCGGCGGTCGCAGAGCGCATCTGGGACGACTTCCTCGCCCGCGCCACCCGCGACATGCTGGACCGGACGGCCGGCGGGGCCGGCAAGGGGCGCGAACTGCTCATGTGGCTCGCCGGCCTGCACGACCTGGGCAAGGCGACCCCGGCATGGCAGGGCAAATATCCCTCGGCGGCGAAGCGTGTCCGGGAAGCCGGACTCACCTGGGACGCGCCGACTGTCAAGAACTACGAGTGGGCGCACGGGCGTGCCGGCGGCTTCCTGCTGAGACGCCTCCTGCCCGAGGAGGGGTGGCCGCCGGAGCATGTGGAGTGGATCTGGCCGCTGATCGCCGGTCATCACGGCTTCTTCCCGCTGGCCAGTTCGCTCAAGCCACCTCCACCGGCACGTGGCCAGGCCCAGGGGCGCCAGCAGTGGCCCCTTGTCCAGCGGGCCCTGCTGCGGCTGGTGGGCGAGCTGCTGGAACTGGCTCCGGTGGCCGGGCTGGTGCCTGCCGAAGTTCCGTCGCGCGCCCTGCAACTGCACCTCGCCGGGCTCATTGCGATGGCTGACCACGTGGCCAGCAGTAGGGGGTACTTTCGCGGTGTCGACGACCCCGCCTTGGTGACCCTGGACAGGGCGCGTGAGCGTGCTGCTACGGCTTGGACGGCTCTGGGCCTGCGACGCGGCTGGGAAGGTCTCTGCCTGCCTGACGATGAGGTGTTCGAGCGGCGGTACGGAGAGCCGCTCCGGCCCGTACAGAAACTGGTGGCTGAAACGGCTCGCGCGATGCCCACCGCCGGGATGTTGATCATCGAGGCTCCCATGGGTGAGGGAAAGACCCGGGCGGGCCTGATCGGTGCGGAGATCCTGGCGGCCCGCTTCGGCTTCGACGGGGTGTTCGTCGGCATGCCGCGCTGGTCGACGGCCGACCCCATGTTCCGCGACGTCCAGGAGTGGGCCGAGACCACGCAAGCGGGCCTGGGAGCGCAAGTCGCTCTGCTGCACCTGTGGCAGAACTTCGCTCCCGAGTGGACGGCTTTCCACCACGCGACCGCGGAGCAACGAGCGGCGGCAATCGGCGACTGCAGCGAAGAAAGGGCAGGCCGGCAGGAGGATCACGCCGACGGGCAGAGCCCCTCCCGCTTTTTCTTCGGCACCGGGCGCGGGCTGATGTGCCCGTTCGTGGTCAGCTCGACCGACGAGTTGCTCTACGCCGCCGCGCGCAGCAACTGGGCATCGATGCGGATGGCCGGCCTGCTGGGCAAGGTGGTGGTCCTGGACGAGGTGCACGCGACAGACGTCCACGGCTTCCAGTTCCTCCAGGAGGCACTGCGCTGGCTCGGGCAGGCTTGTGTGCCGGTGGTGCTCCTGTCGGCGACGCTGGCCGCCGGACAGCGCCGGCAGATCGCGGACGCCTACCTGGCGGGGGCGACCGGCGAAGCGGGGTACGAGGGCGGGGCGATGCCCGAGCCGCAGGACGACACGATGCCCGGTCCACGGCGCGGCCGTGCCCGCGTCACGACGGTGTGCATGCCGCCTGCCGCTGGGGCGCCCCCCGTCACATCGGCACGGGGCTGCCTGAGCATGCGCCCCGAACGGGTGTACACCATCGACGTTTTCCCCGAGGACGTGACCCGCCCTGATACCGAGGCCGCCGACCCGGCTCTCGTCGGACGGCTCGTGGAGGACCTGTCGGACGGTGGCTGCGCGCTGGTCGTACGGGAGACGACG
Encoded proteins:
- a CDS encoding nucleotidyl transferase AbiEii/AbiGii toxin family protein; translation: MAITLHSLRAALAPDSWYVKGSAALSAWIGPAARLPNDLDLVVPAKAAQRLLMQDALPYGPRGESLCVARHEPVVFSSGSSPTVYRALVEIRGPEMLPPVLLNLLLAQEGEGRDRERTTLLGFPGPTGEVTVPSVTGYRFLAEKLVRYSRQRSGGRVNTRWQDLTDMLRAVAHPAFPALRLKALCQDLMTEMADHGRTPPACLPAPPAEWLDFWDTATFVDGLPFGRLPEAAGRLARFWEPVLRCPEQAPEEEADAMDAVWSPDAWS
- a CDS encoding CRISPR-associated endonuclease Cas3''; this translates as MTGEADGQRDGDVERQVWALIGKTADHANGTDNLLVSHLLDTAAVAERIWDDFLARATRDMLDRTAGGAGKGRELLMWLAGLHDLGKATPAWQGKYPSAAKRVREAGLTWDAPTVKNYEWAHGRAGGFLLRRLLPEEGWPPEHVEWIWPLIAGHHGFFPLASSLKPPPPARGQAQGRQQWPLVQRALLRLVGELLELAPVAGLVPAEVPSRALQLHLAGLIAMADHVASSRGYFRGVDDPALVTLDRARERAATAWTALGLRRGWEGLCLPDDEVFERRYGEPLRPVQKLVAETARAMPTAGMLIIEAPMGEGKTRAGLIGAEILAARFGFDGVFVGMPRWSTADPMFRDVQEWAETTQAGLGAQVALLHLWQNFAPEWTAFHHATAEQRAAAIGDCSEERAGRQEDHADGQSPSRFFFGTGRGLMCPFVVSSTDELLYAAARSNWASMRMAGLLGKVVVLDEVHATDVHGFQFLQEALRWLGQACVPVVLLSATLAAGQRRQIADAYLAGATGEAGYEGGAMPEPQDDTMPGPRRGRARVTTVCMPPAAGAPPVTSARGCLSMRPERVYTIDVFPEDVTRPDTEAADPALVGRLVEDLSDGGCALVVRETTLRAQNLYRSLRDRFGPDGVVLLHEQMTARDRALRTDMCLRVLSPRGGGDRPHRLVVVATRVAEQSFDVDVDLLVTDLAPVDLLLQRTGRLHRNPHRGRPARLRTPRVLITGMTIDATSPSGTSDSSGVPRFQHDCEQRYGHYPLLNAAHLVLTAARGAGVPWSLPSRIPDLVAMGYDDSTELPQAWREAAEAARREWQDIRDSRADQARCLLLSRRGSGEGGTLAGLHYVAAPVLRGGRGLSALVRGEQPSAEAVVVVQEGGAYRMLSGTPLDDREGLSDALIDELLTHTLELPGKYVPMDPVTLNPLPQWEKHKSGRFGGRVALVLDTQYRVVLAGRRLRYDTELGLVDEGGADGP